One segment of Panicum virgatum strain AP13 chromosome 3K, P.virgatum_v5, whole genome shotgun sequence DNA contains the following:
- the LOC120699728 gene encoding uncharacterized protein LOC120699728 isoform X2 — translation MAEEASSAPAPAPAGAKMTIVAGVDDSDHSFYALQWALGHFFPPAQPQQYRLVVVTAKPSAASAVGLAGPGAADVLPFVEADLKRVALRVLDRARELCAAAQVADAEFEAIEGDARSVLCDAVERHLAEMLVVGSHGYGAIKRPLLRHPPPTHSECHASKLTAAPSQNDL, via the exons ATGGCGGAGGAggcgtcgtcggcgccggcgccggcgccggccggggcGAAGATGACGATCGTGGCGGGGGTGGACGACAGCGACCACAGCTTCTACGCGCTGCAGTGGGCGCTCGGCCACTTCTTCCCGCCGGCGCAGCCGCAGCAGTACCGCCTCGTCGTCGTCACCGCCAAGccctccgccgcgtccgccgTCGGGCTCGCCGGGCCGG GCGCGGCGGACGTGCTGCCGTTCGTGGAGGCGGACCTCAAGCGCGTCGCGCTGCGCGTCCTCGACAGGGCCAgggagctctgcgccgccgcgcaggtggCCGACGCCGAGTTCGAGGCGATCGAGGGCGACGCCAGGAGCGTCCTCTGCGACGCCGTCGAGAGGCACCTCGCCGAGATGCTCGTCGTCGGCAGCCACGGCTACGGCGCCATCAAAAG GCCATTGCTTCGGCATCCTCCACCGACACACAGCGAATGCCATGCTTCCAAGCTGACAGCAGCACCTTCCCAGAATGATCTCTGA
- the LOC120699728 gene encoding uncharacterized protein LOC120699728 isoform X3 — MAEEASSAPAPAPAGAKMTIVAGVDDSDHSFYALQWALGHFFPPAQPQQYRLVVVTAKPSAASAVGLAGPGAADVLPFVEADLKRVALRVLDRARELCAAAQVADAEFEAIEGDARSVLCDAVERHLAEMLVVGSHGYGAIKRQAIASASSTDTQRMPCFQADSSTFPE, encoded by the exons ATGGCGGAGGAggcgtcgtcggcgccggcgccggcgccggccggggcGAAGATGACGATCGTGGCGGGGGTGGACGACAGCGACCACAGCTTCTACGCGCTGCAGTGGGCGCTCGGCCACTTCTTCCCGCCGGCGCAGCCGCAGCAGTACCGCCTCGTCGTCGTCACCGCCAAGccctccgccgcgtccgccgTCGGGCTCGCCGGGCCGG GCGCGGCGGACGTGCTGCCGTTCGTGGAGGCGGACCTCAAGCGCGTCGCGCTGCGCGTCCTCGACAGGGCCAgggagctctgcgccgccgcgcaggtggCCGACGCCGAGTTCGAGGCGATCGAGGGCGACGCCAGGAGCGTCCTCTGCGACGCCGTCGAGAGGCACCTCGCCGAGATGCTCGTCGTCGGCAGCCACGGCTACGGCGCCATCAAAAG ACAGGCCATTGCTTCGGCATCCTCCACCGACACACAGCGAATGCCATGCTTCCAAGCTGACAGCAGCACCTTCCCAGAATGA
- the LOC120701547 gene encoding universal stress protein PHOS34-like — protein sequence MAAAEEAAGGGGGGGSSPGKRPVMVVGIDDSEHSYYALEWTLQHFFAPGQPQQYRLAVLTAKPPASSVIGIAGIGAAELLPTVEADLKRTAARVMDRAKGLCAEQVADVSYEAIEGDARGVICEAVDRHHAEILVIGCHGYSKWKRAVLGSVSDYCTHHAHCTVMVVKRPKHNH from the exons atggcggcggcggaggaggcggcgggaggaggaggaggtggtggatcGTCGCCGGGGAAGAGGCCGGTGATGGTGGTGGGGATCGACGACAGCGAGCACAGCTACTACGCGCTGGAGTGGACGCTGCAGCACTTCTTCGCGCCGGGGCAGCCGCAGCAGTACCGCCTCGCCGTGCTCACCGCCAAGCCGCCCGCGTCCTCCGTCATCGGCATCGCCGGCATCGGCGCGGCCGAGCTCCTGCCGACCGTCGAGGCCGACCTCAAGCGCACCGCCGCCAGGGTCATGGACAGGGCCAAGGGCCTCTGCGCCGAG CAGGTGGCCGACGTCAGCTACGAAGCCATCGAGGGAGACGCCAGGGGCGTGATCTGCGAGGCGGTCGACCGGCACCACGCCGAGATCCTGGTCATCGGCTGCCATGGCTACAGCAAGTGGAAGAG GGCTGTTCTTGGAAGTGTGAGCGACTACTGCACCCACCACGCGCACTGCACCGTCATGGTCGTCAAGAGGCCAAAGCACAATCACTGA
- the LOC120699726 gene encoding pentatricopeptide repeat-containing protein At4g13650-like translates to MMRREAAASLHRSLAWFVEHDGTERTLSLVAVKARQHGALGPADLACALRTCRGRGDRWPRVLEVHATSVVRGLGGDRLIGNLLIDLYAKNGLLQRARQVFEGLSARDHVSWVAMLSVYAQNGLGTEALRLFRQMHRSAVVPTPYVLSSVLSACTKAEFFAQGRLIHAQVYKQGFCSETFVGNALIALYLRYGSFKLAERVFSDMPFCDRVTFNTLISGHAQCEHGERSLEIFDEMQSSGLRPDCVTVASLLAACASVGDLQKGKQLHSYLLKAGMSMDYITEGSLLDLYVKCGDIETAHEIFDSGDRTNVVLWNLMLVAYGQISDLAKSFEIFCQMQAAGIRPNQFSYPCILRTCTCSGQIELGDQIHSLSIKNGFESDMYVSGVLIDMYSKYGWLDKARRILEMLGNKDVVSWTSMIAGYVQHGLCEEALATFKEMQNFGIWPDNIGLASAASACAGIKAMRQGLQIHARVYVSGYSADVSIWNTLVNLYARCGRSEEAFSLFRAIERKDEITWNGMVSGFGQSGLYEQALKVFKQMGQAGTKYNVFTFVSSISASANLADIKQGKQVHCRAIKTGHTSETEVSNALISLYGKCGSIEDAKMEFSEMSERNEVSWNTIITSFSQHGHGLEALGLFDQMKQEGLKPNDVTFIGVLAACSHVGLVEEGLRHFKSMSNEYGLTPTPDHYACVVDILGRAGQLDRARRFVEEMPIAADAMVWRTLLSACKVHKNIEIGELAAKHLLELEPHDSASYVLLSNAYAVTGKWSNRDQVRKMMKDRGVKKEPGRSWIEVKSAVHAFFAGDRLHPLADQIYRFLADLNDKIAKIGYKQDNYHLFHEREQEQRDPTSFVHSEKLAVAFGLMSLPPCMPLRVIKNLRVCNDCHNWMKFTSDVTGREIVLRDVYRFHHFTNGSCSCGDFW, encoded by the coding sequence ATGATGCGCCGGGAAGCGGCGGCCTCGCTGCACCGGTCTCTCGCCTGGTTCGTCGAGCATGACGGCACGGAGAGGACCCTCTCGCTCGTCGCGGTGAAGGCGAGGCAGCACGGAGCCCTGGGCCCGGCGGACCTCGCGTGCGCCCTGCGAACGTGCAGGGGGCGGGGCGATCGCTGGCCGCGTGTGCTGGAGGTCCACGCGACGTCAGTGGTGCGTGGGCTCGGGGGTGACCGTCTCATTGGCAACCTGCTGATCGATCTGTACGCGAAGAATGGGCTCCTGCAGCGGGCAAGGCAGGTGTTTGAGGGTCTGTCTGCCAGGGACCATGTCTCGTGGGTGGCAATGCTGTCCGTGTACGCACAGAATGGTCTGGGAACAGAAGCTCTCAGGTTGTTTCGCCAGATGCATCGATCCGCAGTTGTTCCGACTCCGTATGTTCTGTCCAGTGTGCTGAGTGCTTGCACTAAGGCAGAGTTTTTTGCACAAGGTCGGCTGATCCATGCCCAAGTTTACAAGCAAGGATTCTGTTCGGAGACCTTCGTGGGGAATGCGCTTATTGCTCTCTACTTACGATATGGATCATTTAAGCTAGCTGAAAGGGTATTCTCTGACATGCCGTTCTGTGACAGAGTGACGTTCAATACATTGATCTCAGGACATGCTCAGTGTGAACATGGTGAGCGTTCTTTGGAGATCTTTGATGAGATGCAGTCGTCAGGGTTGAGGCCTGACTGTGTGACAGTAGCTAGTCTGCTTGCAGCCTGTGCCTCCGTGGGGGATCTTCAAAAGGGAAAACAACTCCATTCATATTTACTGAAAGCAGGTATGTCTATGGATTACATAACTGAAGGCTCACTCCTCGATCTCTATGTGAAATGTGGTGACATTGAAACAGCCCATGAGATCTTTGATTCAGGTGATAGGACGAATGTGGTACTATGGAATCTAATGCTTGTGGCATATGGGCAGATCAGTGATCTAGCAAAATCCTTTGAAATCTTTTGTCAGATGCAAGCTGCTGGTATTCGCCCCAACCAATTCAGCTACCCGTGCATTCTGAGGACTTGCACTTGCAGTGGTCAAATTGAACTTGGAGACCAGATTCATTCATTAAGCATAAAAAATGGCTTCGAATCTGACATGTATGTTAGTGGTGTACTGATAGATATGTATTCCAAATATGGGTGGCTTGATAAAGCTCGCAGAATTCTTGAAATGCTTGGAAACAAAGATGTGGTCTCATGGACTTCCATGATTGCTGGATATGTGCAGCATGGCCTTTGTGAAGAGGCTCTTGCAACATTCAAAGAAATGCAGAATTTTGGAATTTGGCCAGATAACATAGGACTAGCTAGTGCCGCAAGTGCTTGTGCTGGAATCAAAGCAATGCGCCAGGGCTTGCAGATTCATGCTCGGGTTTATGTGTCTGGTTATTCAGCTGATGTTTCAATTTGGAACACGTTGGTAAACCTGTATGCAAGATGTGGAAGAAGCGAAGAAGCTTTCTCTTTGTTTCGGGCAATTGAACGTAAGGATGAGATTACATGGAATGGAATGGTCTCCGGTTTTGGACAAAGTGGTCTATATGAACAAGCTCTCAAGGTATTCAAGCAGATGGGCCAAGCAGGTACCAAGTACAATGTGTTCACATTTGTTTCCTCTATAAGCGCTTCTGCTAACCTTGCAGATATAAAACAAGGAAAACAAGTACATTGTAGAGCTATTAAGACAGGGCACACCTCTGAAACTGAAGTTTCTAATGCTTTGATTTCACTATATGGAAAGTGTGGAAGTATTGAAGATGCCAAAATGGAGTTTTCTGAAATGTCTGAGAGGAATGAGGTGTCATGGAATACTATCATCACAAGTTTTTCACAGCACGGACATGGACTAGAAGCTTTGGGTTTATTTGATCAAATGAAGCAAGAAGGTCTAAAACCAAATGATGTCACATTCATAGGCGTGCTAGCTGCTTGCAGTCATGTGGGTTTGGTTGAGGAAGGCCTTAGACACTTTAAATCCATGTCTAATGAGTATGGACTTACTCCAACACCTGACCATTATGCTTGTGTTGTGGATATTCTTGGACGAGCTGGTCAACTTGATCGTGCAAGGAGATTTGTTGAGGAAATGCCAATAGCCGCTGATGCAATGGTTTGGAGAACCCTTCTCAGTGCTTGTAAAGTACACAAGAACATAGAAATTGGGGAGCTTGCTGCCAAACATCTATTGGAGTTAGAGCCTCATGATTCAGCGTCCTATGTCCTTCTTTCAAATGCATATGCTGTTACTGGAAAGTGGTCCAATAGGGATCAGGtcagaaagatgatgaaagATAGAGGAGTAAAAAAGGAACCAGGTCGTAGTTGGATTGAGGTAAAGAGTGCAGTTCATGCATTCTTTGCTGGTGATCGGTTGCACCCCTTGGCTGACCAGATATACAGATTTTTAGCTGATCTAAATGATAAGATAGCCAAAATAGGGTACAAACAAGATAATTACCATCTCTTCCACGAAAGAGAGCAAGAACAGAGAGATCCCACTTCCTTCGTCCATAGTGAGAAGTTAGCTGTTGCTTTTGGGTTAATGAGTTTGCCTCCTTGTATGCCCCTTCGGGTGATTAAGAATCTTCGTGTCTGCAATGACTGCCACAATTGGATGAAATTTACCTCTGATGTCACAGGAAGAGAAATTGTATTAAGGGATGTGTACAGATTTCACCATTTCACCAATGGCAGTTGTTCATGTGGAGACTTCTGGTGA
- the LOC120699729 gene encoding F-box/LRR-repeat protein 3-like gives MSREGQKLDCAAGVGIGVLSLDLLGQVLDRLREPRDRKACRLVSRAFERAEAAHRRALRVLRREPLPRLLRSLPALERLDLSACASLDDASLAAAVAGAGGGLAGLRRVCLARASGVGWRGLEALVAACSRLEAVDLSHCVGAGDREVAAVAAAAGLRELRLDKCLAVTDMGLAKVAVGCPRLENLSVKWCREISDIGIDLLAKKCPELRSLNISYLKVGNESLRSISTLEKLEELAMVGCSCIDDEGLELLSKGSDALQSVDVSRCDHVTYQGLASLIDGRKFLQKLHAADCLHEIGQCFLSKLATLKETLTVLKLDGLGVSDSLLQAFGEGCNNLVEIGLSKCSGVTDEGISSLVARCSDLRTINLTCCNLITNNALHSIADNCKMLECLRLESCSLINEKGIKQIATCCPNLKEIDLTDCGVNDAALEYLAKCSELRILKLGLCSSISDKGISFISSNCGKLVELDLYRCNSITDDGLAALANGCKKIKLLNLCYCNKITDSGLGHLGSLEELTNLELRCLVRITCIGISSIAIGCKSLIELDLKRCYSVDDASLGALARNAFNLRQLTISYCQVTGLGLCHLLSSLRCLQDIKMVHLSWVSIEGFEMALRAACGRLKKLKMLTGLKTVLSPELLQMLQACGCRIRWVNKPLVYKDC, from the exons ATGAGCCGGGAGGGGCAGAAGCTCGactgcgccgccggcgtcgggaTCGGGGTGCTGTCGCTGGACCTGCTCGGCCAGGTGCTCGACCGCCTGCGCGAGCCGCGGGACCGCAAGGCGTGCCGCCTAGTCAGCCGCGCCTTCGAGCGCGCCGAGGCCGCGCACCGCCGCGCGCTGCGGGTGCTCCGCCGGGAGCCGCTCCCGCGCCTGCTCCGCTCGCTCCCGGCGCTCGAGCGGCTCGACCTCTCCGCCTGCGCCTCGCTCGACGACGcctcgctcgccgcggccgtcgccggcgccggagggggCCTCGCGGGGCTCCGCCGCGTCTGCCTGGCCCGGGCCAGCGGGGTCGGCTGGCGCGGGCTGGAGGCGCTTGTCGCCGCGTGCTCCAGGCTGGAGGCCGTCGACCTGTCGCACTGCGTCGGCGCCGGGGACCGCGAGGtcgccgcggtggcggccgcggccgggctCAGGGAGCTGAGGCTGGACAAGTGCCTCGCTGTCACGGACATGGGGCTCGCCAAGGTGGCTGTCGGGTGCCCCAGGCTGGAGAACCTCAGTGTCAAGTGGTGCCGTGAGATCTCCGACATCGGAATTGATCTGCTCGCCAAGAAATGCCCCGAGCTCCGCAGCCTCAACATCTCCTACCTCAAG GTGGGTAATGAATCCCTTAGATCAATATCTACCCTTGAGAAGCTCGAGGAGTTGGCAATGGTTGGTTGCTCATGTATAGATGATGAAGGCCTGGAATTACTGAGCAAGGGGAGTGACGCATTGCAG AGTGTTGATGTTTCAAGATGTGATCACGTAACTTACCAGGGATTAGCTTCACTCATAGATGGTCGCAAATTTCTCCAAAAGTTACATGCCGCAGATTGTTTGCAT GAGATAGGACAGTGTTTTCTGTCCAAGTTGGCAACACTGAAGGAAACCTTGACTGTGTTGAAACTCGATGGTCTTGGAGTCTCGGACTCTCTCCTTCAAGCCTTTGGTGAAGGTTGTAACAACCTGGTTGAGATTGGACTTAGCAAATGCAGCGGTGTTACAGATGAAGGGATCTCATCTCTTGTGGCTCGATGTAGTGACCTGAGGACAATTAATCTCACATGCTGCAATCTCATCACCAATAATGCGCTTCATTCAATAGCGGACAACTGTAAGATGCTTGAATGCTTGCGGTTAGAATCCTGCTCTTTGATAAATGAGAAGGGAATAAAGCAAATTGCAACTTGTTGCCCCAATCTTAAGGAGATAGACCTCACTGACTGTGGAGTGAATGATGCAG CGCTGGAGTACTTGGCTAAATGTTCTGAACTGCGAATATTGAAATTAGGCCTATGCTCAAGTATTTCTGACAAAGGCATTTCTTTTATTAGTTCAAACTGTGgaaagctcgtggagcttgacCTCTACCG GTGCAACTCCATTACTGATGATGGACTGGCAGCTTTAGCAAATGGCTGCAAGAAGATTAAGTTGTTAAACTTGTGCTACTGCAATAAGATTACAGATAGTGGTTTGGGCCACTTAGGCTCTCTGGAGGAGCTTACAAATCTTGAGCTGAGGTGCTTGGTCCGCATCACGTGCATAGGGATCTCGTCGATTGCAATCGGATGCAAGAGCCTGATAGAACTGGATTTGAAACGTTGCTATTCGGTTGATGATGCTAGTCTGGGGGCCCTTGCTCGTAATGCTTTCAACCTTAGACAG CTTACGATATCATACTGCCAAGTCACCGGCTTGGGCCTGTGCCACCTGCTGAGCTCCCTGCGCTGCCTCCAGGACATTAAGATGGTGCACCTCTCGTGGGTCTCCATCGAAGGGTTTGAGATGGCGCTGCGAGCAGCCTGTGGGAGGCTGAAGAAGCTGAAGATGCTCACCGGGCTGAAGACCGTGCTGTCCCCTGAGCTCCTCCAGATGCTGCAGGCGTGCGGCTGCCGAATAAGATGGGTCAACAAGCCTCTCGTCTACAAGGACTGCTGA
- the LOC120699728 gene encoding universal stress protein PHOS34-like isoform X1, which translates to MAEEASSAPAPAPAGAKMTIVAGVDDSDHSFYALQWALGHFFPPAQPQQYRLVVVTAKPSAASAVGLAGPGAADVLPFVEADLKRVALRVLDRARELCAAAQVADAEFEAIEGDARSVLCDAVERHLAEMLVVGSHGYGAIKRAVLGSVSDYCAHHAHCSVMIVKKPKTKH; encoded by the exons ATGGCGGAGGAggcgtcgtcggcgccggcgccggcgccggccggggcGAAGATGACGATCGTGGCGGGGGTGGACGACAGCGACCACAGCTTCTACGCGCTGCAGTGGGCGCTCGGCCACTTCTTCCCGCCGGCGCAGCCGCAGCAGTACCGCCTCGTCGTCGTCACCGCCAAGccctccgccgcgtccgccgTCGGGCTCGCCGGGCCGG GCGCGGCGGACGTGCTGCCGTTCGTGGAGGCGGACCTCAAGCGCGTCGCGCTGCGCGTCCTCGACAGGGCCAgggagctctgcgccgccgcgcaggtggCCGACGCCGAGTTCGAGGCGATCGAGGGCGACGCCAGGAGCGTCCTCTGCGACGCCGTCGAGAGGCACCTCGCCGAGATGCTCGTCGTCGGCAGCCACGGCTACGGCGCCATCAAAAG GGCTGTTCTTGGAAGCGTGAGCGATTACTGTGCCCACCACGCGCACTGCAGCGTGATGATCGTGAAGAAGCCCAagaccaagcactaa